The Pontibacter korlensis sequence TAGGCCCTGATGGCACCGTATACATTGCTTCCGATGGCTTGCCAGGTCTTGGTAACCTCGACCTGTTCCGTATTGAGAATGGCAAGCCTGTAAACTTAGGAGCACCGGTAAACTCGCCGGGTGATGACTTCGGGATGTATTTCGTGAACGAGCAGTATGGCTTCTTCTCATCTAACCGTGAGGGCGGCAAGGGAGGCGACGATCTGTACCGCTTTGTAAGAAGCGACCGTAAGCTGGTGAACTTCTTTGTGGATGGTACCCTATACCAACTGCGTGAGGGAGCCCGCCAACGCACTGCGGTACCAAACAACACGGTAGTACTTCAGGACGAGGCTGGCAAACAAATAGCCATGACCAGTACCGATGCCGAGGGTAAGTTCTCTTTCCCGCTCGATTCGGCCTCTACCTATTCTGTGGTGGCAGAGAAGCCTAACTTCTTTACTGCCCGCCAGCGTATCACTACTGAGGGCAAAATGCCAGCCCAAAGCGAGCTGAAGGACCCAATAAACGAGGTGCGCCTGACGGCTACACTGGTGCTGAACGAGATTGTGAAAGAGAAAGCAATTGTGCTGGAAAATATCTTCTACGACTTCGACAAAGCAAACATTCGCCCGGATGCAGCCAGAGAACTTAATAAGCTGGTGCAGATACTTGAGGATAACCCGGGAATTTCAATTGAATTAAGTTCTCACACAGATGCCCGTGGCTCCGACAGCTATAACCAGGACCTGTCGCAGCGCCGTGCTGAGTCTGCTGTAGAGTACATCATATCAAAAGGTATAGATCGCTCGCGAATTACTGCCAGAGGCTACGGTGAGAGCCGATTGGTAGTAAAAAATGCCAAAATAGAGGCAGAGCATCAGCGTAACCGTCGCACCGAATTTAAAGTGGTACGTATACAAGAGTAATCAGTGTAGCGCTATACAATAAATAAAAAGGCCGCACAGGTATTACACTTGTGCGGCTCTTTTATTTGTACATGGTTGATAACTGTAGTAGAGTTAGTGCAAGTGTATACTTTACCCAAAGCAGTTGCTGAACTTACTTGCCAATGGTATACTTTAAGCCCAAGCCAAGCGTGTTCATGTAAGAGAAGCCCCGGAAACTATAGCTGTCTGTGTTGACGCCCAGTACAGCGTGGCGATAGTCCAGGGAGACAGCAAGTGGTATCTTCTGGAAAGCGTACTCAACTCCAACGGAAGCCAGCAGAATAGCCCCAACCTTTAACGGCTGCTTTTCATAATACCAGCCGCGCGTTGTGCCTACCGCTCCAATGCCTACCCCTGCATAGGGCCTAAGGCGACTTGATGTTAGCAATTGGGGCTGCCACAGGTAATGCAGTGAGGCTTGGTAAGATTCCCTGTGCCCCCAGCGCCCTACCTGGAGCTCAAGAGCTGCTTCAGGCTTCACAAAACGTTTTATACGCAGTTCATGCTGTATGCCAGTTGGTCCGCCTACAGATGCCCTGTATCCGATAGCTGTTTTATAAGGGGCTATGGCGTTCGGTTTGGAAGTGGGGGTGTCCTGAGCTATTGCTGGTAGGGCAAAAAGGGAGAGGGCTCCCATTATTGGGAGCAGAAGTTTGTTTATCATAGCTATATTAGGATTTAGTGATACTTATATTTAACTGACCCGCTTATAAATGAAATGGTTGCAGGGTTGCATGCTGGAAAAGTGAAATAGAGGTGCCCTTGCAACCTGCCGGTTAGCAGGAAAACATTTTCAGGTTACAGCCTTAAGAGGCAGCAGTGATGTATAAGGTTGAGGTTAAATGGAGGAATAAATGGCTCCTGCTGTCGCTAATGCCATTCCCTTTATTAAATTTGTAGGCAAATCATCCTGAAACTATGGAAAACAGATATTTGCGTCGCGGCGTATCCGCCTCCAAGGAGGATGTGCACAACGCCATCAAAAACATCGATAAAGGACTTTTCCCAAAAGCTTTCTGCAAGATCATCCCTGATGTCCTGACGGGGGATGAGGATTACTGTGCCATTATGCACGCCGACGGAGCTGGTACCAAATCTTCGTTGGCTTACATGTACTGGAAGGAGACAGGCGACCTGAGCGTGTGGAAGGGCATTGCCCAAGATGCCGTGGTGATGAACACCGACGACCTGCTATGCGTGGGTGCCACTGATAAGATACTGCTTTCTTCTACCATCGGCAGAAATAAGAACCTGATCCCTGGTGAGGTGATTGCAGCGATCATCAACGGTACTGAGGAGGTGCTTCAGATGCTGCGCGACAATGGCGTGGGTATTTACAGCACCGGCGGCGAAACAGCTGATGTAGGCGACTTGGTGCGCACCATCATCGTAGACAGCACTGTAACAGCCCGCATGCGCCGCGATGAGGTTATTTCGAACCATACCATACAGCCCGGCGACGTAATAGTTGGTTTTGCCTCTTATGGGCAGGCCAAGTACGAGATAGAGTATAATGGCGGCATGGGCAGCAACGGCCTTACCTCGGCCCGCCACGATGTGTTTCATAAGTACCTGGCAGCCTCTTATCCGGAGAGCTACGATCCTGAGCTGCCCGTGGACCTGGTATACTCTGGCAACATGCGCCTTACCGATATCGACCCTGAGACAGGCATAGAGGTAGGCAAGCTAGTGCTTTCGCCAACACGTACCTATGCACCTATTGTAATGGAGATTCTGAAGCAGCACCGCCAAAACATACACGGCATGGTACACTGCTCTGGTGGTGCCCAGACTAAAGTGCTGCATTTCACTGAGAAGGTACACATTATAAAGGATAATCTGCTGCCGGTGCCGCCGCTGTTCCGCATTATTCAGGAGCAAAGCCATACCGATTGGAAGGAGATGTATAAGGTGTTTAACATGGGCCACCGCTTGGAGATTTACCTGCCGGAGGAGCATGCGCAGGATTTAATTGATATTTCGAAGAGCTTTGGCGTAGAGGCGCAGGTTATTGGCCGCGTGAAGAAAAGCAAGACCAATGAGCTCACCATCCGCAGCCCTTACGGCGAGTTCTACTACGAAGGCTAAACTAAACTTTTTTATACTTTGCAAGCGCCACAGGTACAGCACCTGTGGCGTTTTTTTTCTGGGGCTGATGTTACAAAAGACTGAGGAAATGCCATTGAAAAAGTGCTTTTGAGGCTATGATGGCATTTTTTAAGTATAGCGAGATGGTAATTCTGCTAAAGCCGATGTGGCAAAAGGGAGAGAAATTATGCTTTAACATATATATGTTTATAAGAACTATGCATTTATGTTCCTCTCACCATACCTCAAATGAAAACAAACTTCCTCACCCTTTAGCTGCTGCTTTCCTCGTTCGCTGTTGTGGCGCAATAGTAATTCTACCATTGGCGTAGGGCTGCGTCTAATGCCTTATAATGCAGTTGGAAGCACAAAATATCAAGAAGCATTTGATGTCCCTTTTCTGTACCTGCATTACACTAACAATCTTAGTAGTCGAGCTAGTGTACAGATTGGCTTAGGGTATGGCATGAATGAAGCATCTACGGCTGGCATCTCACGGCATGTTGCCCTTGATAGCATATACATGAAAGAAAGCTATCAGCGACTTCAAGCAGTAGCGATTCCTCTTACCTTCAAATACACTCCATTTAAAATCAATAAACGGCTGCAGTTTTATGGATATGCTTTCTTTACGCCTATAGTTAGACACATAAAAGCACAAGCTACTGAAAGCCTTAATGGTGGTTCAGCTATGAGAAAAGATTTATATAGTGAGCTGCTACCAGTGTAACTGCAGTTGCATCTGCTGGTGTCACTTTACAGTACAGATTTAGTGATAGATGAAGTGCTTATGCAGAAGGGGATGTATTCAGTTATAGTTTTGAGCGGCAGCATCCAACAGTATCGCTTGGATAAGGAGGAAAAGGAGTCGGTCCAAACTACAACCTCGACCTAAAGCGAGAGAAGTAAATAAGCAGCTAAAACCAAACTGGCACAATAATTGGCTTTAAGCAAGTATAAGCGAAAACCTATACTTACCATGAGAAAGTTTTTACTACCGTTCCTGCTTGTACTGCTGGCACTGCCGGTGTGGGCACAACCCTCTATTCTTACTTTCACTGCAGAGCGCGGCGAGCACTTCCAGGTTAGGGTGAATGGGCGCATCGTTAACCGCTCCTTTACCAATTACGTGCGCCTGAACGACGTGCGGCCGGGTGAGCATTATATCGAATTACGTGTTAAGAGCCGTCACGGCCTGTATAAAATGGGGCAGAAGGTGTTTGTGCCACACGGGGTGGAGGCAAACTATGGCGTGCGCACCATGGGCCGGAGCGGCAAGGCCTACCTCAAGCTCCTGAGCGAGGTGCCGCTGAGGCCGATAGTTGTAGTGCCAACACCTCCATTGCCCCGTTACCCGGATTATGACCGCGAAGATGATAATTACGATGACCGTTACCGGGATAATTACTACGGCGATTGCCGTAAACTGCTATCCGCCCGTGAACTGGATCACGCCATAGAGGCCATCCGCAGCCGTGATTTTGAAAGCACCAAATTAAGTATAGCACGCGACGCCCTGCGAGGTGGCAGTATTATGGCCGATGATCTGAAGCGCCTGCTACTGCAGTTCGACCATGAAAGTACCCGCGTAGAGTTCGCCAAGTACGCCTACGATTCTCTCTGCGACCGAGAGCACTTCTACTATATCTACGACCTCTTTAGGTTTGATAGTAGTGTGCGGGAGCTGGAGGAGTTTTCGAGACGAAGAAGGTAAGCTGAGGAGTTAGAGAGTTTAAAGTTTAGTGAGAAAAGCTGAGAGCAGTGTGGGTTATACTTGCGCAGCTCTTTTTTATCTTACCAAATCCAGTAAAGATTTGCAGCGCCGGGTCCGACCACCCGTGCCCCTCTCTCGAAACAAGTTCGGGGTCGATGACTTGGCTAAGTAGTGGAATCTGTAGCTGCTTTGGCTTAAGTATAAATCCCATAGAAAGGCTATTCTAGTGAACCCACCCTAAGCCCTCCAAGGAGGGGAACTTTCGGGAACGATAAACATCCCCCTATACCCCATTCAAAGGGGGAGTTAGCAAAGGCGGCGGCTGTTAAATCTGATCCCAGTCATTGGGTTGAGCGCCTTGTGAGATCCGGTGCCGCGCATGCGGCAGCGCTCTGGCGCAGGAGGGCATCAAAGCTAGAGATGAACAGTAGCTAATAAGTGTAGCTTGTGTCAATCTGAAGAAGCGGTGACTATGAAAGTACTGATAGAAGTAAATCTAAAATATGGCCGAATAGTCCTAATTTGAACAAAAAAGGCGGGTGCTGCCAAGACAACACCCGCCTTTTTTATGCTTTCCTGCAGTTTATCTCAACCTGTCTACAGATCTTACCAGATCCTCATCGCGCTTGATAAAGCGATTAGCCAGGGAGTTGAGTACAAGCGCTAGCAGGGGCAGGTAGAAACCAGCCTCGTAGGAGCCTTTTTCATCTGCCTGTACCAAATCGCTACCCACAAAGTAGGCATAGTATAATAAGGCACCCAACGTTGCTACAATAAGCAGTGTATTCAGCAGGCCTAGTTTCATCTGGTTCAGGCGGCTCTTGTACTGAAATATCTCGTACACGGCAATAACTGCAGCGGCTATAGCCAGCATGCCAATGGCAATTGTGCCTTGTTGCGGAATAGTGCCAGCCGAGCTCGGCTCTCCCTGCTCATTTAGGAAGTAAGACTTAAGATTCCAGGCTGTTAACACCACGGTTTCGCCGGTAGCAGGGTCAGTCTTAGACCACAGCGGCAGAAACAGCATAGCGATCATGGCAATGGCCAGCAGGGCCAGAAATACGGTTTGAATTCTTTGTATCATACAGTGGTAAAATTAACTTGCAAAGAGTTGCAAAATTAGACAAAGACCTGTAAAACTAAAATTAAGATGCACACTGCTTATATAGTTGGTGTACTCTAAACCCCTGTTAGCAAGTTCGGCGGCTCCCTCAGTTCTGTTCAGGCCGACGATATGGTGGCACTGGTGATGAAGAATATCATAGCTCGGAACCCCGATCTGGACTCAAAGCAGATAGATATGTGGTGAAGGGTGCAGCTAACCATACCGGTGAGGATACCTGCAATGTGGGCGTATGGCTTGCTACCATGTGCGTAGGTGTAAAGCAGGCTGTTGTGGTAAGCTATGGGAAGGTGTAACTTCTTGTAAGTCTATGGTTTGATGGCCTCTTCTGTTTTTTAGAAGGAACTTTTCTATGCTATTCTGGAAACAGGAAAAGTATAATTTGGGACGTATAAAACTTTGATTCTGCCCTGTCTGGTAAAACACAGGGTAAGGAGGTATTATAAAAGTGTGGACGCATTATTGAACCAAAAAGGCTTTGAAAGTATTTTTAATTTGATGCAGGGTAGACAGTAGCTACCTTTGCAAAATATAAAAGACGAAGGTGACGGAGAGAAAAATCGAAAATACATTTATCGGAGTTAACTTAATTCCTGATAATGAAGATGAGAGATTAAATAAGTTAAAAGAATACGAAATACTGGATACACCGGAGGAAGGTGCATTCAACCACATAGCCGCTATGGCTACCCATATGTTCAAGGTGCCTATCGCTTTGGTATCTTTAGTAGATGCTGATCGTGTGTGGTTTAAGGCTAACATAGGTATGGGGAGCATCAAGAGTGTACCTCGTGGTGAAAGCCTTTGCTCTTTGGCTGTCTTAAACGAGGAGCCTACTATTTTTCAGGATGCTGTAACAGAGCCATGCCTGCTAGCTAACCCTCTTGTTACTGGTAACTTTGGCCTGAGATTTTATGCAGGCGCACCGCTTGTTACGTCAGATGGTCTAAACATTGGTACTTTCTGCCTTGTAGATAAGGAGCCGCGCGAGTTTACCGAAAGCGACCAGAAAACATTGGCCAACCTGGCTTCCATTGTAATGGATGAAATAGAGTTGCGCTATCTGAGGCGCAAAGTGAACAATGAAGGTTCGGCGGACTAGGTCGCCTTTCTCTTAATAAGCTTAGAGCCCGTATGCACACTGTGCGTGCGGGTTTTTATTTTTACCTTTGCTGTATGCGGTATTTTTTAGAGATAGCTTACGATGGAACACGCTTCCACGGCTGGCAGGTACAGCCAAATGCACTTTCGGTGCAGGAGGTGCTGGAGGACTGCTTAAAGAAAGTGCTTCGTGAGCCTATAAATACCACAGGCAGCGGCCGCACGGATACGGGGGTGCACGCCAGCCAGCAATTTGTGCATTTCAACTCTACGCAGCAGCTGGATCCGCAACACACCGTATATCGCCTCAACCGTATCCTGCCAGACGATATTTCAGTTGTCAATCTATATGGGGTACAGGATGACGCACACGCTCGTTATGACGCCTTTGCCCGTACCTATCACTATTATATCACGCTGCGCAAGAATCCATTTAAGCGCTATCATGCCTGGTATCATAGCCGCCCTCTGGATATGGAGAAAATGAACGAGGCCGCTGCTATACTCTTGAACTATGAGGACTTTACCACTTTTAGTAAGGTGAAGGGTGATACTAAGCACTACCGTTGCAATATGTATGAGGCTGTTTGGCAGCAGGAGGGAGAGGAGCTGATGTTCACCATTCGTGCAAACAGATTTCTACGAGGCATGGTGCGCCTCGTAGTGGGTACGCTGGTAGATGTAGGCCGCGGTAAGCTGACGGTGCAGGAGTTTGAACAGATAGTGGCAAGCCAGGACAGGAAACGGTCTAGCGGAGCTGCTCCCTCAGAAGGGTTGTACCTGGCAAAAGTAGAGTACCCGCCTGAGCTTTTTATAGAAAATAAGGAGCAAAGGTAAGTTAAGCCCAACCTGGAGAAGGCTGTAAGGCATAGGTTCTCGTGCAAATAGCCGCAGAAAGTATAAACCAGCTTTGCAATAGCCATTACTGCTGGTAACTAAAAATCCTGTGCCAAAACCATTAACTTTACAATCGGTTAAGACTAGGCGCACGTACAGAAGAAACTGTGCGAAGAAGCGTTTTACTTTTGCCACTTAAAGCTGATATATCCTTTTGGAAGATACACCTAAACATTCTGGTAAAGTTTTCGACTCAGACGTGCTGAAGCGGCTTTTCACATTTGTAAAGCCCTATGTCAAGACGTTTTACTTTATCATTGTCCTGACTTTCGCCTCGGCCGTACTGGCAGCTGTGCGTCCCTTCCTGATTCAGTACACTGTTGACCACGAGATACTGAACAATGATTGGGAGGGCCTGAACCGCATGTTCGTGATTCTGGGTGTGCTCCTGGTGGTTCATGCCATTGTGCAGTACCTGCACACTTACTTTGCCGGTTGGCTGGGGCAGCATGTGGTGCGCGACATCCGCGTAAAGCTCTACCGGCACATACTGGACCTGCGCCTCAAGTTCTTCGACCGTACGCCTATCGGCACGCTCGTTACCCGCAACGTGTCCGACGTGGAGACATTGTCGGATGTATTTAGCGAGGGTTTGGCGGCTATGATCGGTGATGTCCTGCAGCTAGTGTTTATCTTAGGCTTCATGTTCTACATCGACTGGGAACTAGCTCTGGTGAGCCTCTCTACATTCCCGCTTATGGTAATCAGTACCTATATCTTTAAAGAGAAGATCAAGACGACTTTCCAGGAGGTGCGCACGGCGGTAGCCCGGCTTAACTCCTTTGTGCAGGAGCATATTACCGGGATGAGCATTGTGCAGATCTTCACGAATGAAAAGCGCGAGATGGAGAAGTTCCGTGAGATCAACAAGGAGCACACCCGTGCCAACATTCGCTCTGTGCTGTACTATTCAGTATACTTCCCGATAGCAGAAATTATTGGTGCTGCAGGCTTAGGTCTGTTGGTTTGGTATGGGGCTTATGGAGTGATAGAAGATGACATCACCTTGGGTACACTGATGGCCTTCATCATGTATATTCAGATGTTCTTCCGGCCTATCCGTATGATTGCAGACCGCTTCAATACACTTCAGTTAGGTGTGGTGAGCACCGAGCGCCTCATGCGCCTGCTCGATAGCAAGGAAATGATCTCGGACAACGGTAACTATGCTCCGGAGAAAATAAAAGGCAATGTACGCTTCGAGAACGTGTGGTTTGCCTATAAGGATGAGGACTGGGTGCTGCGCGATATTTCTTTTGATGTTAAAGCTGGTGAATCAGTGGCTTTTGTAGGTGCTACAGGCGCCGGTAAAACCTCAGTTATCAACCTACTCAACCGCTTTTACGACATAAACAAAGGCCATATTATAGTAGATGGACACGACCTGCAGGAGTATGACCTGAGCGTGCTGCGCCACCATATTGGCGTGGTGCTTCAGGATGTGTTTCTTTTCTCCGGAACAATAGCCGATAACATCAGCTTGGGTAACAAAGCCATTACAGAAGAGCAGATGTGGCACGCTGCCGACCTGGTGGGGGCACGCAAGTTTATAGAGCGTTTGCCAGGCGGACTGCATTACCAGGTAATGGAGCGCGGAGCAACCCTTTCTGTGGGCCAGCGCCAGCTGATTTCCTTTGTGAGGGCTATGGTATACAACCCAGAGATCATTATTCTGGATGAAGCCACCTCTAGTGTAGACTCTGAAACTGAAGAACTGATACAGTACGCCATAGACCAGCTGATGCATGGGCGTACTTCTATTGTTATCGCACACCGCCTCAGCACTATCCAGAAGGCGGATAAAATTATTGTGCTGGATCGCGGCGAGCTGAAAGAGATGGGCAACCACGAGGAGCTGTTAGAGAAAAACGGCTATTACGCCCAGCTCTACCAGATGCAGTACAAGAACATGATCGATTTATGAAAAAGCTATTCTACGTAATGGCAGGCTTTGCCACTATCCTGCTGGTGCTTTATACCTACTTGGGTGGGTTTGCTGCTCCTGATGTAAGCGTTACTACCTCTGAGACCATGTATGTGGCTGGTGTTCCGTTTGAGGGTTCTGTGAAGGATGAGAAACTGCAAAATGCTTTTAAGACATCTGCTGAAGTGCTAAAGAGCGGTGGCCTGAGCGGTACCTTGAGTAACATCTACTATAACGACCCCGAGAAGGCCGGCGACAGCATCCGTGCCTTTATTGGCGTTATTATACCGGACTCAGCTGCTCAGCTGCCGGAGGGGTATGAGCTGCGCACAATACCTGGAGGCCGTAAAGTCGTGCGTGCCGAGGCCAATGCTAACATGGCACTGCTGCCGCGAAAGCTGTATGCCGCCGCGTTCGACTATGCGAAGGAGGAGAAGTTGAAGCTGGAAGAGTTCTACGTGGAGTGGTTCCCGGCGGAAGACCGAGGTGTGCTGGAGGTGCCGGTGAAGCAATAAAGACCTGCTTGCAAGTATAGATTTATACTATATCTTTGGGAGATGGGCAGGTCGCAGAATGGCACACAAACCCCATAACCACAGTTTACTATTTTGGGCAAGAAAGCAGAGGCTAAAAAAGAGCTGATTTTAGAAGCAGCAAAGAATGTGTTTGGCAGGTTGGGCTACAGTAAAGCCACCCTCGACGACATTGCTGCGGCCATTGGCATGAAAAAGCCCTCGCTGTATTACTACTACAAAAGCAAAGAGCTGCTCTACATAGAGGCCTTCTCGCAGGAATGGAAAGCCCGCCTTTCGTACATAAAGCAACTGGCAGAGCATGAACATAACCCGCATAAGCGCCTGCTGCTCTATATCCAATCCTCGCTGCGCTATTACCAGGAGATCGTTTCAGAGCATACTATCTCTATAAAAGTGCTGATTGAAACACGTACTATGTTTCAGGAGCTGTTCCGGGAATCGCGGGGGAAAGAGGCTAACTACTACGCCACAGTGATAAAAGAAGGGATAGCCAAAGGCATGTTCATACCTTGTGAGGCTGAGCGTGTAGGCTACTCTATGATGGTGGTAAAAGACCTGATCCAGTTCGAGGAGTTTCA is a genomic window containing:
- a CDS encoding AIR synthase related protein yields the protein MENRYLRRGVSASKEDVHNAIKNIDKGLFPKAFCKIIPDVLTGDEDYCAIMHADGAGTKSSLAYMYWKETGDLSVWKGIAQDAVVMNTDDLLCVGATDKILLSSTIGRNKNLIPGEVIAAIINGTEEVLQMLRDNGVGIYSTGGETADVGDLVRTIIVDSTVTARMRRDEVISNHTIQPGDVIVGFASYGQAKYEIEYNGGMGSNGLTSARHDVFHKYLAASYPESYDPELPVDLVYSGNMRLTDIDPETGIEVGKLVLSPTRTYAPIVMEILKQHRQNIHGMVHCSGGAQTKVLHFTEKVHIIKDNLLPVPPLFRIIQEQSHTDWKEMYKVFNMGHRLEIYLPEEHAQDLIDISKSFGVEAQVIGRVKKSKTNELTIRSPYGEFYYEG
- a CDS encoding DUF4476 domain-containing protein, producing MRKFLLPFLLVLLALPVWAQPSILTFTAERGEHFQVRVNGRIVNRSFTNYVRLNDVRPGEHYIELRVKSRHGLYKMGQKVFVPHGVEANYGVRTMGRSGKAYLKLLSEVPLRPIVVVPTPPLPRYPDYDREDDNYDDRYRDNYYGDCRKLLSARELDHAIEAIRSRDFESTKLSIARDALRGGSIMADDLKRLLLQFDHESTRVEFAKYAYDSLCDREHFYYIYDLFRFDSSVRELEEFSRRRR
- a CDS encoding DUF4293 domain-containing protein, translating into MIQRIQTVFLALLAIAMIAMLFLPLWSKTDPATGETVVLTAWNLKSYFLNEQGEPSSAGTIPQQGTIAIGMLAIAAAVIAVYEIFQYKSRLNQMKLGLLNTLLIVATLGALLYYAYFVGSDLVQADEKGSYEAGFYLPLLALVLNSLANRFIKRDEDLVRSVDRLR
- a CDS encoding GAF domain-containing protein; this translates as MTERKIENTFIGVNLIPDNEDERLNKLKEYEILDTPEEGAFNHIAAMATHMFKVPIALVSLVDADRVWFKANIGMGSIKSVPRGESLCSLAVLNEEPTIFQDAVTEPCLLANPLVTGNFGLRFYAGAPLVTSDGLNIGTFCLVDKEPREFTESDQKTLANLASIVMDEIELRYLRRKVNNEGSAD
- the truA gene encoding tRNA pseudouridine(38-40) synthase TruA; its protein translation is MRYFLEIAYDGTRFHGWQVQPNALSVQEVLEDCLKKVLREPINTTGSGRTDTGVHASQQFVHFNSTQQLDPQHTVYRLNRILPDDISVVNLYGVQDDAHARYDAFARTYHYYITLRKNPFKRYHAWYHSRPLDMEKMNEAAAILLNYEDFTTFSKVKGDTKHYRCNMYEAVWQQEGEELMFTIRANRFLRGMVRLVVGTLVDVGRGKLTVQEFEQIVASQDRKRSSGAAPSEGLYLAKVEYPPELFIENKEQR
- a CDS encoding ABC transporter ATP-binding protein codes for the protein MEDTPKHSGKVFDSDVLKRLFTFVKPYVKTFYFIIVLTFASAVLAAVRPFLIQYTVDHEILNNDWEGLNRMFVILGVLLVVHAIVQYLHTYFAGWLGQHVVRDIRVKLYRHILDLRLKFFDRTPIGTLVTRNVSDVETLSDVFSEGLAAMIGDVLQLVFILGFMFYIDWELALVSLSTFPLMVISTYIFKEKIKTTFQEVRTAVARLNSFVQEHITGMSIVQIFTNEKREMEKFREINKEHTRANIRSVLYYSVYFPIAEIIGAAGLGLLVWYGAYGVIEDDITLGTLMAFIMYIQMFFRPIRMIADRFNTLQLGVVSTERLMRLLDSKEMISDNGNYAPEKIKGNVRFENVWFAYKDEDWVLRDISFDVKAGESVAFVGATGAGKTSVINLLNRFYDINKGHIIVDGHDLQEYDLSVLRHHIGVVLQDVFLFSGTIADNISLGNKAITEEQMWHAADLVGARKFIERLPGGLHYQVMERGATLSVGQRQLISFVRAMVYNPEIIILDEATSSVDSETEELIQYAIDQLMHGRTSIVIAHRLSTIQKADKIIVLDRGELKEMGNHEELLEKNGYYAQLYQMQYKNMIDL
- a CDS encoding GyrI-like domain-containing protein — protein: MKKLFYVMAGFATILLVLYTYLGGFAAPDVSVTTSETMYVAGVPFEGSVKDEKLQNAFKTSAEVLKSGGLSGTLSNIYYNDPEKAGDSIRAFIGVIIPDSAAQLPEGYELRTIPGGRKVVRAEANANMALLPRKLYAAAFDYAKEEKLKLEEFYVEWFPAEDRGVLEVPVKQ
- a CDS encoding TetR/AcrR family transcriptional regulator, with translation MGKKAEAKKELILEAAKNVFGRLGYSKATLDDIAAAIGMKKPSLYYYYKSKELLYIEAFSQEWKARLSYIKQLAEHEHNPHKRLLLYIQSSLRYYQEIVSEHTISIKVLIETRTMFQELFRESRGKEANYYATVIKEGIAKGMFIPCEAERVGYSMMVVKDLIQFEEFQRADFHKLPSIDFEKIERDVLYTINLILNGIAVRA